The Candidatus Eisenbacteria bacterium DNA window TGCTGGTGGCGGCCGGCGGCCGCATAGAGATCGGCTAGCTGCAGGACGAGGTCACGGTCGGCCGAGCGCGACTTCAGCCGCCGCTCCAGATCCTCTATCCTCTTCTGGCTCCGTTCGTCCGAAGGCATGGCTCCACGATTCCCCCGGCGGAAGAACCCGCCTGGGGCGCAATCTACGGAGCCTTGAATCCCCGCGTCAAGGAGATCGTCTCGGAATCAGGCGGCGCGGTCTTCCCTGGACGACGCGCCCGCAACTCTCGCCTGCTCGGGCGTTCTGCGGACCGCTATGCGCAGCTTCAGTGTCACGCCCCGCTGGAGATCTTCCGGATCCAGATCGACGAGGATCGGCACCTCTCGACACCCGCCGGAGGCCTCGGCCTCGCGCGCGGGGAGATCGGTCGTCCCTTCGGGCGGCCGGGCGAGCGAGAGGGTCGAATCGGCCGGCTCCCGCGGCCCTTCCTCGCTTCGCGCGTGGAGAGGAAACGGCGGAGGAAGCGCCGGGCGACGCTCCGGCTCCAGACCGAGCCCCTCCTCGCGATCCTCGCCATCGCGCGGGCGCGAGAGCCACCTGCGCAGCTTCGAGCCGACCCGTTCAACCGGCAGCCTCCCGGCCTCGGCAGCCGCCGGCAGGGGCGCGAGATGGGCGGGCTCTTCCTCGGGCGCCGGCGATGGAGACAGAGCGGGCGCCGGGGGAGCCGGCTCGACCGTCTCGGCCGTGCCGGAGGCATCCATCTCCACGCGGAACGGCTCGGGCCGGAGGTCAGCGGCAGGCGCGATCCTCTGTCCGGGTTGTTCCACGACCTTCGGCTCGGGCATCCGCTCGTGGCTCCGCGCCGGCCCTCGGAGCGAGGAAACCGGCACCGGTCTCGGGGCAGCTTCCTCGGCCATCCGCCGCGTCCCCGCTGTGGCCTCGTGGCTTCCGGGCGCATCCCCGGCCGCCTGCGTCGCCTCCGCCCGTGACGCCTTCTCCCCGTCCTGGACGACGCGGACTCCGATCTCCTGAGAGATGTGCCTGAGGAGCATCCGCGAGACCGCTTTGAACGTCTCGA harbors:
- a CDS encoding GTPase domain-containing protein, whose protein sequence is MVLVSYSGREINAKLVYYGPGLSGKTTNLEYIYTAIPQTHRGKMVSMKTKTERTLFFDFLPIQLGELSGFKTRFLLYTVPGQVYYNATRKLVLKGVDAVVFVADSKRSKMDENIESLQNLRDNLREHGLDLDRIPWVIQYNKRDLPDVYSIEELERALNPGQVPCFEAAAKSGSGVVETFKAVSRMLLRHISQEIGVRVVQDGEKASRAEATQAAGDAPGSHEATAGTRRMAEEAAPRPVPVSSLRGPARSHERMPEPKVVEQPGQRIAPAADLRPEPFRVEMDASGTAETVEPAPPAPALSPSPAPEEEPAHLAPLPAAAEAGRLPVERVGSKLRRWLSRPRDGEDREEGLGLEPERRPALPPPFPLHARSEEGPREPADSTLSLARPPEGTTDLPAREAEASGGCREVPILVDLDPEDLQRGVTLKLRIAVRRTPEQARVAGASSREDRAA